A region from the Rhodamnia argentea isolate NSW1041297 chromosome 7, ASM2092103v1, whole genome shotgun sequence genome encodes:
- the LOC115732564 gene encoding uncharacterized protein LOC115732564 isoform X1: MPLSWRPLAAVIIIMFFSMDADLHVLAEELPPSTENGNLADVLSRENLIPPAVCALCHTNSVANGDQEPSNICGDCKIEYFENPIRESRDRFRRGSRISRGRSRYSSSESTESRFSRHFSQMINLIRQNQSTAYMHEDNFSDGESSARLLQQTSTYTTPSGSRRWRHVASDAESDGFDNMDSTYGESDTTVGLGRLMVFHGESDGVSFSAYGWDSDASIDGRNSMIDAEVFFQPDETSNPDSNSDTDIDPMNAGLNHWNLDDEEEDGGDGEEDYAEEDEWEETDAEEDITESAEGHGQIQNAVISSPAEGSDPPDWSHLIVFPQEGMIRWRIRQSRQIVLRDVITDVDESQLPSDVGHSGDYLDTRSFEELLEYLADNENSRRGAPPAAVSFVNSLPLIVIDEDTPKNDDSACAICKDVLTVGTEANQLPCRHLYHPSCILPWLNTRNSCPLCRYELPTDDRDYEEAKQNISRSRQIDDSSSWRGVIDNNSSDGAEADEELELDQSIIEQGDTSDGYPRVDGSRGEAGRGRWLALAAAPIISLVGVALVLWLGNPLAQGRRATNYRNFSDGHLGQVPAFGASASNRSGRANRRWWFPF, from the exons ATGCCTTTAAGCTGGAGGCCTCTTGCAGCAGTTATTATCATCAT GTTCTTTTCAATGGATGCGGACCTACATGTATTGGCAGAGGAGTTGCCCCCGTCCACAGAGAATGGCAATTTGGCTGATGTTCTATCTAGAGAGAATTTGATCCCGCCAGCAGTATGTGCTTTATGTCACACAAATAGTGTTGCGAATGGTGATCAGGAACCATCTAATATATGTGGGGATTgtaaaattgaatattttgagaacccaATCAGAGAATCCCGTGACAGATTTCGCAGAGGAAGTAGAATTAGCAGAGGAAGATCTAGGTACAGCAGTTCTGAGTCTACAGAGAGTCGATTCTCGCGACATTTCTCACAAATGATTAATTTGATTAGGCAAAACCAGTCCACTGCCTATATGCATGAAGATAACTTCTCAGATGGTGAAAGTTCTGCAAGGTTATTGCAGCAGACAAGTACCTACACTACTCCAAGTGGCTCTAGAAGATGGAGGCACGTGGCTTCTGATGCAGAGAGTGATGGTTTTGACAACATGGATTCTACTTATGGGGAAAGCGACACAACTGTGGGTCTTGGTCGGTTAATGGTATTTCATGGTGAGAGCGATGGAGTTTCCTTTAGTGCGTATGGATGGGACTCAGACGCATCAATTGATGGGCGTAACAGTATGATAGATGCGGAAGTATTCTTTCAACCAGATGAGACCAGTAATCCAGACAGCAATAGTGATACTGATATTGATCCAATGAATGCTGGTCTCAACCACTGGAACTTggatgacgaagaagaagatggaggagaCGGGGAAGAAGACTatgcagaagaagatgaatgggAAGAAACTGATGCAGAGGAAGACATAACTGAATCAGCAGAGGGCCATGGTCAGATTCAAAATGCTGTTATTTCAAGTCCAGCCGAAGGCAGTGACCCTCCTGACTGGAGTCACTTGATTGTTTTTCCCCAAGAGGGAATGATACGTTGGAGAATCCGGCAAAGTAGGCAAATAGTTCTCCGTGACGTCATTACTGATGTAGACGAATCACAGTTGCCATCAGATGTTGGGCATTCGGGAGATTATCTGGACACAAGAAGTTTCGAAGAATTGCTCGAGTATCTTGCAGATAATGAGAACTCGCGTCGAGGAGCTCCTCCTGCAGCAGTTTCTTTTGTAAATAGTTTACCTCTCATTGTCATTGATGAGGATACTCCGAAGAATGACGACTCAGCCTGTGCAATCTGCAAGGATGTCTTAACAGTTGGGACAGAAGCGAACCAGCTTCCATGTCGTCACCTGTATCACCCCTCCTGTATCCTGCCATGGTTGAATACACGCAACTCATGTCCCCTTTGTCGCTATGAACTTCCAACCGACGATAGAGACTATGAGGAGGCTAAACAGAACATCAGTAGGAGCAGGCAGATTGATGATAGTAGTAGCTGGAGGGGAGTAATTGACAACAATTCCTCAGATGGGGCTGAAGCAGATGAAGAGCTTGAACTGGACCAAAGTATTATAGAGCAGGGAGACACATCAGATGGGTATCCTCGTGTTGACGGTTCTCGTGGGGAGGCTGGAAGAGGCAGATGGTTAGCCCTCGCTGCTGCTCCAATTATTAGCCTTGTGGGTGTGGCTCTCGTGTTGTGGTTGGGGAATCCTCTTGCTCAGGGGAGAAGAGCAACTAACTATCGCAACTTCTCTGATGGGCATTTAGGCCAGGTTCCTGCTTTTGGCGCTTCTGCATCTAACAGAAGTGGTCGCGCAAACAGGAGATGGTGGTTCCCTTTCTAG
- the LOC115732564 gene encoding uncharacterized protein LOC115732564 isoform X2, producing the protein MPLSWRPLAAVIIIMFFSMDADLHVLAEELPPSTENGNLADVLSRENLIPPAVCALCHTNSVANGDQEPSNICGDCKIEYFENPIRESRDRFRRGSRISRGRSRYSSSESTESRFSRHFSQMINLIRQNQSTAYMHEDNFSDGESSARLLQQTSTYTTPSGSRRWRHVASDAESDGFDNMDSTYGESDTTVGLGRLMVFHGESDGVSFSAYGWDSDASIDGRNSMIDAEVFFQPDETSNPDSNSDTDIDPMNAGLNHWNLDDEEEDGGDGEEDYAEEDEWEETDAEEDITESAEGHGQIQNAVISSPAEGSDPPDWSHLIVFPQEGMIRWRIRQSRQIVLRDVITDVDESQLPSDVGHSGDYLDTRSFEELLEYLADNENSRRGAPPAAVSFVNSLPLIVIDEDTPKNDDSACAICKDVLTVGTEANQLPCRHLYHPSCILPWLNTRNSCPLCRYELPTDDRDYEEAKQNISRSRQIDDSSSWRGVIDNNSSDGAEADEELELDQSIIEQGDTSDGYPRVDGSRGEAGRGRWLALAAAPIISLVGVALVLWLGNPLAQGRRATNYRNFSDGHLGQVPAFGASASNRSGRANRRWWFPF; encoded by the exons ATGCCTTTAAGCTGGAGGCCTCTTGCAGCAGTTATTATCATCAT GTTCTTTTCAATGGATGCGGACCTACATGTATTGGCAGAGGAGTTGCCCCCGTCCACAGAGAATGGCAATTTGGCTGATGTTCTATCTAGAGAGAATTTGATCCCGCCAGCAGTATGTGCTTTATGTCACACAAATAGTGTTGCGAATGGTGATCAGGAACCATCTAATATATGTGGGGATTgtaaaattgaatattttgagaacccaATCAGAGAATCCCGTGACAGATTTCGCAGAGGAAGTAGAATTAGCAGAGGAAGATCTAGGTACAGCAGTTCTGAGTCTACAGAGAGTCGATTCTCGCGACATTTCTCACAAATGATTAATTTGATTAGGCAAAACCAGTCCACTGCCTATATGCATGAAGATAACTTCTCAGATGGTGAAAGTTCTGCAAGGTTATTGCAGCAGACAAGTACCTACACTACTCCAAGTGGCTCTAGAAGATGGAGGCACGTGGCTTCTGATGCAGAGAGTGATGGTTTTGACAACATGGATTCTACTTATGGGGAAAGCGACACAACTGTGGGTCTTGGTCGGTTAATGGTATTTCATGGTGAGAGCGATGGAGTTTCCTTTAGTGCGTATGGATGGGACTCAGACGCATCAATTGATGGGCGTAACAGTATGATAGATGCGGAAGTATTCTTTCAACCAGATGAGACCAGTAATCCAGACAGCAATAGTGATACTGATATTGATCCAATGAATGCTGGTCTCAACCACTGGAACTTggatgacgaagaagaagatggaggagaCGGGGAAGAAGACTatgcagaagaagatgaatgggAAGAAACTGATGCAGAGGAAGACATAACTGAATCAGCAGAGGGCCATGGTCAGATTCAAAATGCTGTTATTTCAAGTCCAGCCGAAGGCAGTGACCCTCCTGACTGGAGTCACTTGATTGTTTTTCCCCAAGAGGGAATGATACGTTGGAGAATCCGGCAAAGTAGGCAAATAGTTCTCCGTGACGTCATTACTGATGTAGACGAATCACAGTTGCCATCAGATGTTGGGCATTCGGGAGATTATCTGGACACAAGAAGTTTCGAAGAATTGCTCGAGTATCTTGCAGATAATGAGAACTCGCGTCGAGGAGCTCCTCCTGCAGCAGTTTCTTTTGTAAATAGTTTACCTCTCATTGTCATTGATGAGGATACTCCGAAGAATGACGACTCAGCCTGTGCAATCTGCAAGGATGTCTTAACAGTTGGGACAGAAGCGAACCAGCTTCCATGTCGTCACCTGTATCACCCCTCCTGTATCCTGCCATGGTTGAATACACGCAACTCATGTCCCCTTTGTCGCTATGAACTTCCAACCGACGATAGAGACTATGAGGAGGCTAAACAGAACATCAGTAGGAGCAGGCAGATTGATGATAGTAGTAGCTGGAGGGGAGTAATTGACAACAATTCCTCAGATGGGGCTGAAGCAGATGAAGAGCTTGAACTGGACCAAAGTATTATAGAGCAGGGAGACACATCAGATGGGTATCCTCGTGTTGACGGTTCTCGTGGGGAGGCTGGAAGAGGCAGATGGTTAGCCCTCGCTGCTGCTCCAATTATTAGCCTTGTGGGTGTGGCTCTCGTGTTGTGGTTGGGGAATCCTCTTGCTCAGGGGAGAAGAGCAACTAACTATCGCAACTTCTCTGATGGGCATTTAGGCCAGGTTCCTGCTTTTGGCGCTTCTGCATCTAACAGAAGTGGTCGCGCAAACAGGAGATGGTGGTTCCCTTTCTA G
- the LOC115732564 gene encoding uncharacterized protein LOC115732564 isoform X3, with protein sequence MDADLHVLAEELPPSTENGNLADVLSRENLIPPAVCALCHTNSVANGDQEPSNICGDCKIEYFENPIRESRDRFRRGSRISRGRSRYSSSESTESRFSRHFSQMINLIRQNQSTAYMHEDNFSDGESSARLLQQTSTYTTPSGSRRWRHVASDAESDGFDNMDSTYGESDTTVGLGRLMVFHGESDGVSFSAYGWDSDASIDGRNSMIDAEVFFQPDETSNPDSNSDTDIDPMNAGLNHWNLDDEEEDGGDGEEDYAEEDEWEETDAEEDITESAEGHGQIQNAVISSPAEGSDPPDWSHLIVFPQEGMIRWRIRQSRQIVLRDVITDVDESQLPSDVGHSGDYLDTRSFEELLEYLADNENSRRGAPPAAVSFVNSLPLIVIDEDTPKNDDSACAICKDVLTVGTEANQLPCRHLYHPSCILPWLNTRNSCPLCRYELPTDDRDYEEAKQNISRSRQIDDSSSWRGVIDNNSSDGAEADEELELDQSIIEQGDTSDGYPRVDGSRGEAGRGRWLALAAAPIISLVGVALVLWLGNPLAQGRRATNYRNFSDGHLGQVPAFGASASNRSGRANRRWWFPF encoded by the coding sequence ATGGATGCGGACCTACATGTATTGGCAGAGGAGTTGCCCCCGTCCACAGAGAATGGCAATTTGGCTGATGTTCTATCTAGAGAGAATTTGATCCCGCCAGCAGTATGTGCTTTATGTCACACAAATAGTGTTGCGAATGGTGATCAGGAACCATCTAATATATGTGGGGATTgtaaaattgaatattttgagaacccaATCAGAGAATCCCGTGACAGATTTCGCAGAGGAAGTAGAATTAGCAGAGGAAGATCTAGGTACAGCAGTTCTGAGTCTACAGAGAGTCGATTCTCGCGACATTTCTCACAAATGATTAATTTGATTAGGCAAAACCAGTCCACTGCCTATATGCATGAAGATAACTTCTCAGATGGTGAAAGTTCTGCAAGGTTATTGCAGCAGACAAGTACCTACACTACTCCAAGTGGCTCTAGAAGATGGAGGCACGTGGCTTCTGATGCAGAGAGTGATGGTTTTGACAACATGGATTCTACTTATGGGGAAAGCGACACAACTGTGGGTCTTGGTCGGTTAATGGTATTTCATGGTGAGAGCGATGGAGTTTCCTTTAGTGCGTATGGATGGGACTCAGACGCATCAATTGATGGGCGTAACAGTATGATAGATGCGGAAGTATTCTTTCAACCAGATGAGACCAGTAATCCAGACAGCAATAGTGATACTGATATTGATCCAATGAATGCTGGTCTCAACCACTGGAACTTggatgacgaagaagaagatggaggagaCGGGGAAGAAGACTatgcagaagaagatgaatgggAAGAAACTGATGCAGAGGAAGACATAACTGAATCAGCAGAGGGCCATGGTCAGATTCAAAATGCTGTTATTTCAAGTCCAGCCGAAGGCAGTGACCCTCCTGACTGGAGTCACTTGATTGTTTTTCCCCAAGAGGGAATGATACGTTGGAGAATCCGGCAAAGTAGGCAAATAGTTCTCCGTGACGTCATTACTGATGTAGACGAATCACAGTTGCCATCAGATGTTGGGCATTCGGGAGATTATCTGGACACAAGAAGTTTCGAAGAATTGCTCGAGTATCTTGCAGATAATGAGAACTCGCGTCGAGGAGCTCCTCCTGCAGCAGTTTCTTTTGTAAATAGTTTACCTCTCATTGTCATTGATGAGGATACTCCGAAGAATGACGACTCAGCCTGTGCAATCTGCAAGGATGTCTTAACAGTTGGGACAGAAGCGAACCAGCTTCCATGTCGTCACCTGTATCACCCCTCCTGTATCCTGCCATGGTTGAATACACGCAACTCATGTCCCCTTTGTCGCTATGAACTTCCAACCGACGATAGAGACTATGAGGAGGCTAAACAGAACATCAGTAGGAGCAGGCAGATTGATGATAGTAGTAGCTGGAGGGGAGTAATTGACAACAATTCCTCAGATGGGGCTGAAGCAGATGAAGAGCTTGAACTGGACCAAAGTATTATAGAGCAGGGAGACACATCAGATGGGTATCCTCGTGTTGACGGTTCTCGTGGGGAGGCTGGAAGAGGCAGATGGTTAGCCCTCGCTGCTGCTCCAATTATTAGCCTTGTGGGTGTGGCTCTCGTGTTGTGGTTGGGGAATCCTCTTGCTCAGGGGAGAAGAGCAACTAACTATCGCAACTTCTCTGATGGGCATTTAGGCCAGGTTCCTGCTTTTGGCGCTTCTGCATCTAACAGAAGTGGTCGCGCAAACAGGAGATGGTGGTTCCCTTTCTAG